CCGCCCTCCTTCTGCTGAAGGGCCGCGAGGGTGAACAGGGCGCGCAGGACGTGCCCCAGGTCATCGGCGGTGCGGGGCGTGGTGCCCGCGAGTTTCAGCAGCCACGACCTCGACTCCGTGGGGTTGGCGGGGAGGCCGAATTCCCCGTTCAGGACCTCGATCACCCTGGCCATTCCGGCGGCCGAGCCACTCTGGGCCCAGCTTCGCGCGAGCTCGAGCCCCTTCTGGGGGTTTCTCAGGGCGCTCAGGGCCGGACTTCGGCTGACGTAGAAGGGTTCCTGTCCGGCATAGATGGCGAGCAGTGCACCCATGGCGTCATTGGAATTCAGGGCGGCTCCCCGTTGCAGGGTGATCAGCGCCGCCTTCAGGTCGAAGTGCGGGTTGGGGACGCCGTCCGTGTCAGCGTTGGCCTGCATGACGCCCAGCCAGTACATGGCTTCGGGCACGTTCTGCGCGGCCGCCTGCCGGAACAGGGTGTACGCCCGTTCCAGGTTCCGTCCGGTGTAGTACCCCTTCAAGTAGATCTGACCGAGTTCAAGTTGCGCCTGGGTGTTGCCGGCCTGCGCGGCGGCTTCGTATTCGCGGATACCGAGGGTGAAGTCGCCCTTCGTGAACGCGGCGTAGGCTTCGGGTAGGCCGGCGTGGGCGCCGCCCACGGTGAGCAGGAGGGTCAGGGTCAGGGCGCTCAGCCGGGAGGTTCGGGTCATGCGTTCATCATGACCGGCGCGCGGGACAGTTGGCGGGACAGCTTCAGTGGCGGGTGGTCCGGGGCGCGCTGTCCATCCACGGTAAACAAGTCCCGCCGGGTCGCCTGACGTTTCCCCTACACTGAGGCACGGTGCTGCGCGCCGTGTTTTTTTTGCCGGGCTTCAGGCCGGGCGGAAGGGGCAAGTCTGTGCGCGTGGCCGGAGGGCTGAGATGCCTGGAATCGCAATTGTGGGCGCCCAGTGGGGCGATGAGGGCAAGGGGAAGATCACGGATTTCCTCGCGCCGGAAGCCGAGTTCGTGGTGCGTTACCAGGGTGGCGCGAACGCCGGGCACACGGTGACCGCCAAGGGGCAGACGTTCAAGCTGAACCTGCTGCCCAGCGGCGTGCTGCACGACGGGACCGTCAGCGTGCTGGGCGACGGCATGGTGATCGACCCGGACAAGTTCCTGGAGGAACGCCGGAATCTGATCGCGGGCGGCCTGAACCCGGACCTGCGGATCAGTGACCGGGCGCATCTGGTGCTGCCGCATCACAAGTTCGTGGATGGCCGCAAGGACTTCGTGGGCACGACGGGGCGCGGGATCGGCCCGGCGTACGCGGACCGTGCGCGGCGCGTCGGGATCCGTTTCGGGGACCTGCTGGACGACGGCGTGCTGACCGAGCGCGTGGAGCGGCTGCTGGAGGCCAAGCCGAACAGCACCCGTGACGCGGGCTGGACCAGCGTGCAGGTCGCCATGGAGGCCCTGGCCCCCACGCGTGAGGCGCTGTCGCCGTTCGTGCAGGACACCGGCGCGCAGCTGCGCGAGGCGATCAAGGCGGGGCGGAACGTGCTGTTCGAGGGCGCGCAGGCGACCCTGCTGGACCTGAACTACGGCACGTACCCCTTCGTGACCAGCAGTCACCCCACGGTGGGCGGCATCCTGGTGGGTGCCGGCGTGAACCACAAGGCCATCCACAAGGTGTACGGCGTGGCGAAGGCCTTCAACACCCGCGTCGGGCACGGGCCGTTCGTGACCGAGGTGCACGACGACGCGGGCATCCTGCGCCTGCGTGGCGACGGCAGTAAACCCTGGGACGAGTTCGGCACGACGACGGGCCGCGCCCGCCGGGTGGGCTGGCTGGACCTGGCACTGCTGAAGTACGCGGTGGACGTGAACGGCCTGGACGGGCTGGTCATCAACAAGATGGACATCCTGGCGGGCCTGGACGAGATCCCGGTGTGCGTCGCGTACGACGCGGACGGGCAGCCCGTCTGGAAGAAGATGAAGGGCTGGGCCACCACCGACGGCGCCGACAGCCGCGCGACCCTCGCCAAAGAGGCGCAGGCGTACCTGGACCTGATCGAGGAGACCGTGGGCTGCCCCGTGGTGATCTTCTCGGCCGGGCCCGCGCGCGAGCAGACGTACGGCGAGGTCAGCTGGACGTAAGGGCTTCACCGTGGGGCGGGAGGGGTTCCCTGAGTGGGGGACTTCTCCCGTTTCGCCTGCAAGGCATTTGACAGTTGGCGGGGTGGGCGTCAGCCTACACTCCGCGCATTCATGTTCGCGCCGCTGAGTGCGGGGTGAGAAGGAGAGGCATCATGACGATAGAACCGCTGATCAGCGCCGCTGACGAGAAACAGGAGGTGCCGGGCCTGAGCGCCCTGACGCACGAGTGGCTGGGCGCCATCGGCGAGGACCCGGACCGCGAGGGGCTGCTGAAGACCCCGCACCGCGTCGCGAAAGCCTGGGGGTTCCTGACCGCCGGGTACCACAAGTCCCTGCAGGACGCCGTCGGGGACGCGGTGTTCGCGGCGGACGGCAGCGAGATGGTCATCGTGAAGGACATCGAGTTCTACTCCATGTGCGAGCACCACATGCTGCCCTTCTACGGCCGGGCGCACATCGCGTACATCCCGGACGGGAAGATCCTGGGCCTGAGCAAGTTCGCGCGGATCGTGGATCTGTACTCCCGCCGCCTGCAGGTGCAGGAACGCATCACGACGCAGATCGCGGACGCCGTGCAGGAGCTGCTGGAACCCAAGGGTGTGGCGGTCATGATGGAGGGCGTGCACCTGTGCATGGCGATGCGCGGCGTGCAGAAGCAGAACAGCAGCACCTCCACCAGCGCCATGCGCGGCCTGTTCAAGAGTGACGCCCGCACCCGCGCCGAATTCATGAGCGCGGTGCAGGGGACCCTGCGCGGACGCTGAGGACCGTCAAGAGGCCCGTCGAGAGGACCGGGGGGGAGCTGCTGTGCGGTTCCCCCTCAATCTTCAGGGGCGGTGATGGGCGCGTCAGGAGCGGACAGGTACGCTGGGCGGTGTGGATCGTCACGCGGTGATTGACGGTGTCGTGTCCGTTCCGGGGGGGCCGGGAGCGGGCGCCTGCGGACGAGGCCCCGGACTGCCGAGGTGGACGTGCTGCTGAACCTGTGCCTGCTGCTCACGGCGGCGTTCGTGCTGAGTCTCTCGTACCGCGAGTGGCCCGTGCGGCGCGCCCCGGCGGCGCACTGGGCCCGCGTGGCGTTCGCGGCGCTGACCGCCCTGCTGCTGGTGCAGTACGGCGCGTCCCTGGGCGACCTGAAGGTGGACCTGCGGTACGTGCCGGTGGCCCTCGTGACCCTGCGCTACGGGATCGGGGCGGGCGCACTGGTGGCCCTCGGGCCGGTGGGGTGGCGCCTCCTGGAATCCGAGGTGGGCGGCGCGGTCGCGCTCGCCAACGCCCTGAGCGTCCTGCTGCTGGGCGGGGTGCTGCGCGCCCGGCTGAACCTGAAGGGGCTGCGCGTGTCGCAGTGGCCGCTGCTGTTCGTGCCGTTCCTGGGCGTGGGACTGGCGGTGTTCGCGGTGCCCGGCGCGCAACCCCTGGCGCCGTGGCTGTACCTGGGCATGCTGGCGCTGCACGGCGCGGCCACCCTGGCGGTGCTGGGCGTCCTGAACGCGAGGCTGCAACTGCTGCGCCTGACCTACGAGGCGCGGCAGCAGTCCCGCCGGGACGACCTGACCGGACTGGGCAACCGGCAGGCCTTCGACGAGCGGCTGGCGCGCCTGCCCGCCGGGGACCAGCTGGTGCTGCTGGACGTCGATCAGTTCCGCCGCCTGAACGAGGAATTCGGCGCGGCCGTCGGGGACCGGGCGCTGCGGTACATCGCGCAGGTGCTGCGCGACGAGGTCGGCGAGGACGCGTACCGCCTGAGCGGCGAGGAGTTCGCGCTGCTGCTGGACCTGGGCAGCGAGACGGCCGCGCGCGCGGTCGTGGAGCGCGTGCAGGCCCGCCTGGCCGATCCGGGCGAGGTGCCGTGGGCGAACCTGAGCGTCTCGGCGGGCCTCGCGACGCGCCTGCCGCGCGAGCAGCCGGGCGAACTGCGCCACCGCGCGGACGAGGCGCTGTACCTCGCCAAGGCGAACGGCCGCAACCGGCTGGTGCTCAGCCCGCACGCGCCGCGCGCCCTGAATGCCGCCGCGCCCGCCAGCGAGATCCGCCCCCGGCACTCGCTGTGGCAGGCGCAGCGCTCCACGCTGAACCTGCTCGCGCAGCGCCGCCCGCTGACCGACGCGGACTGGCTGGAAGTCCTGCGCGGCGCGGTGGACACCCTGGACGGCGTGGAGGCCGCCAGCCTGAACATCCGCGAAGGCAACCGCTTCCGCATGTGCGCCGTGTTCGGCTACGAACCGGACCTGCTGGGCCTGGAATTCACGGAGTCCGCGCAGCTGCGCTGGTACGGCGCTCCGGCCGAGGACTGGCGGCGCGGGAAGCCGCGCTCGGCCACCATGAGCGACATGCAGCGCGCCTGGCTGGACGAGGACAGCGTCCTGAGCGGCACCGACAGCGAACGCCTGACCCGCGCGGGCCGCCGGGACCAGCTGCGCACGAACCTGTGCGTGCCGGTCGTGCTGGACGGCGAGGTGGTCGCGCACCTGAACCTCGACTCCCTGTCCCGCGAGGACGCCTTCCCGCCGGGCGTCATGCAGGACGCGCAGCTGTTCGCGCAGCAGATCGCGGCGCTGCTGCAACTCCAGGACCGCTGGCGGGAACTGGAGCAGCTGTCGCACCTGCACGCGCACCTGAGCCGCGCGGACGACGAGCAGCTCGCCACGCGCCTCGCGGACACCGCGCACGACCTGCTGCGCACCACGTACACCCTGCTGCTGCGCTACGACCCGTACACGGACACGCTGATCCCGGCAGCCGAGGCGGGCCTGGGCGTGAGCCCGCTGGAGGCCCCGCCCACCCTGGCGCGCGGCGAGGGACTGGCGTGGCGGGCGCTGAGCGCCGGGCACGTGATCCGCGTGGACGACATCCTGGCGGCGCGCGGCGCGTTCCGCCCGCCGGTCAGCCACCCGGACCGCCGGGCACTGATGGCCGTGCCGCTGCTGTCCCGCACGGGGGACCCGCTGGGCGCACTGTGCCTGCTGCGCGACCTGTCCCGGCCCTTCCGCACGCCGGACGAGGCGCTCGCGCAGATGCTCGCCAGTGTCGGCGCGCGGGTCATGGAGGGCCGCGCGCACGTCACGGACCTGGAGGTCACGGTGGACGCCGCGCTGAACATGCTGGGCGTGGCCCTCGAGGCGCGGGATTTCGAGACGCAGGGCCACACGCAGCGCGTGCAGGACCTCGCGCGGCGCATGGGCGAAGCGCTGCAGCTGAGCGGCCCGCAACTGACGGCCCTGCGGCGCGGCGCGGCCCTGCACGACATCGGGAAGCTGTGCATCCCGGACGCGGTGCTGCTCAAGCCCGGCGCGCTGAGCGCCGAGGAACGCGCGGTGGTCGAGCGGCACGCGCCGCTGGGCGCGGCCCTGGTGGCCCGCATTCCGTTCCTGGAACCCGAGGCGCAGCAGGTCGTGCGCTCGCACCACGAACGCTGGGACGGGCGCGGCTACCCGGACGGACTGGCGGGCACGCAGACGCCCCTGCTGGCGCGCGTGTTCGCGCTGTGCGACGTGTACGACGCGCTGACCAGCGAGCGGCCCTACAAGCGCGCCATGAGCCACGCGTCGGCACTGGCGGTCCTGCGTGACGGGCGCGGCACGCAGTTCGACCCGGACCTGCTGGACCTGTTCTGCCGGGTGGTGACGCCCCGGCCCGGCGTGGAATCCTGAGCACGCCGGGTGCGTCAGCCCGCGCTCAGGGCGGCGGGGGCGGCGCCTGCTCCAGGGCCTGTTCCAGCGCCCGCCAGGGCAGCAGCGCGCATTTGCGCCGGGCATGCAGGCGGCTGACGCCCGCCAGGGCCAGCAGGTCACCCAGGTGCGCGTCACCCGGTTCCTCGCCCATGACCATCGCGCGGAACTGCCGGGCCAGCGCGTGGGCCTCCTCGACCGTCTTTCCGGTCAGGGCGACCGTCATCAGGCTGGCGCTGCTCTGACTGATCGCGCAGCCCTTCCCGCTGAACGTCACCGCCAGGCGGCCCTGCGGCACGTCGGCCCAGACGGTCACCTGATCCCCGCAGCCCGGGTTGTCCAGCGTGACCCCCGCCACGCCGTCCAGCGCTCCGGTGTGGCGCGGTCGGCGCTGGTGGTCGGCGATGATCTGCTTGGCGACCGCCTCGGGCAGCATGGTCACTCCGGGCGGGCGAGGCGCAGCGCGGCGGCGCGGAGCATCTGCACGCCGGTCTCCAGGCTGGTCTCGTCGATGGTGAAGCGCGGGTGGTGGTGCGGCCAGCGGCTGTCGGCGTCGTCACTGCCGGACCCGACGTTGAAGTACGCCCCCGGGGCTTTTTCCAGGTACGCGCTGAAGTCCTCGCCGCCCATGGTGGGTTTCGCGTCCCGGAAGCGCTCCTCGCCCACCACGTCCAGCGCGATGTCCTTCAGCTGGGCCGCGACCCAGTCCGTGTTGATCAGCGGGCGGTACCCGAACTCGTAGCGCAGGTCGTACGTGGCGCCGTGCGCGTCGCAGATGCCCCGCACGACCCGCTCGATCAGCTGCGGCGCCCGCTCGCGCAGCGCCGGGTCGAACGTGCGGACCGTGCCCATCAGTTCCGCCGTGTCGGGAATGACGTTGTGGGTCGTGCCGCTCGTGAACTTCGTGACGCTGACCACCAGCGCGTCCTGCGCGGCCACCATGCGGCTCACGACGTGCTGGAGGTTCGTGACGACCTGCGCGCCCACCGCGATGGGGTCGACGGTCTCCTCGGGGTGCGCGCCGTGCCCGCCCTTCCCGCGGATGGTGAGTTCGATGGTGTCGGGCGCCGCCATGAACGCTCCGGGTTTCACGGCGACCACCCCGGCGGGCAGCTGACTGTTCAGGTGCAGGCCCGTGACGACGTCCACGCCGTCCATCAGGGGGGTGTTCATGACGAGTTCCTCGGCGCCGCCGGGACCGATCTCCTCGGCGTGCTGGAAGATCATGCGGATCTCGCCCGGCACGTTCGCGGCGTCCCCGGCGAGGAGCTGCGCCGTGCCCAGCAGGATCGCGGTGTGCCCGTCGTGCCCGCAGGCGTGCATCACGCCGGGGGTCTGAGAGGCGAACTCGAAGGTGTTTTCCTCGTGGATGGGCAGCGCGTCGATGTCCGCGCGCAGCAGCACGGTGCGGCCCGGCTGCCCGCCCCGCAGGACGGCCAGGACGCTGGTCGCGGTGGGGCGCGACACGCTCAGGCCCGGCATCTTCCGCAGTGCGCCCTCGATGTACGCGGCAGTTTCATGCTCCGCGAACCCCACCTCGGGGTGCATGTGCAGGTGGCGGCGCCACGCCACGAGCTGCCCACGAAGTTCCTCCACCCGGTCACCTGTTGTGGTCATGCCCCAGCCTAGCGCCTGACGCGCCGGAACGAGGGCACGCCCCCCGGGCTCATCCTGGCAGGCGGGACGTGCGGCCCTTCCTAGAGCAGTTCTCCGAATTACGGCATCAGGAAAAGAGCCTCCTGATGCCTCCATTCTCCGTCCTGCTCGTTGAAATTCACTCGCTCCGCTCGGCCAGAAAGACTGCATCTTTATGGCAAATGCTCTAGTCCTAAGCGCCGGGTTTCGCGCCGCGCGGCGGTATCCTGCGCGTCATGGCGTATCAGGCGGTCATTGGTCTGGAAGTTCACCTGCAGCTGAAGACGAAATCGAAGATCTTCAGCGCGTGCCCGCAGGAGTATCACGGCGCGGAGCCGAATTCGTTCACGGATCCGTTCACGCTGGGCCTGCCCGGCACCCTGCCGACCCTGAACCGCGAGGCGGTGGAACTCGCCATGATGTTCGGGCTGGGCCTGAACTGCGACGTGGCGGGCTTCACGCAGTTCCACCGCAAGAACTACTTCTACCCGGACGCCCCGAAGAACTTCCAGCTGTCCCAGTACGACCGGCCCATCGCCCGGGACGGGTTCCTGGACGTGACGCTGGAGGACGGGACCACGCACCGTATCCGCATCAAGCGCGCGCACCTGGAGGACGACGCGGGGAAACTCACGCACCCCACGTACGCGCCGTACTCGATGCTGGACCTGAACCGCGCCGGGTCCAGCCTGCTGGAGATGGTCACCGAGGCCGACATCGTGAGCGCCGAGCAGGCCCGCGCGTTCCTGGAGAGCGTGCAGGCCATCGCGCAGGCGCTGGGCGTCAGCGACGCGGCGCCCGAGGAAGGCAAGATGCGCTGCGACGTGAACCTCAGCCTGCATAGGCCCGGCGAGCCGTGGGGCACGAAGTGCGAGGTGAAGAACCTCAACTCGTTCCGCAGCGTGGCGCGCGCCATCGAGTTCGAGACGGCCCGGCAGGCGCGCATCCTGGACGCCGGTGGGCGCATCACGCAGGACACCCTCGGCTGGGACGAGGGCGGGCAGAAGACGTTCCTGATGCGCACCAAGGAGGGCGAGGCCGACTACCGTTACTTCCCCGAGCCGGACCTGCCGCCGCTGGACATCACGCCCGAGTGGATCGCCCGCGTCCGCGCGCGGATGCCCGAGCTGCCCGCGCAGAAGCTGGAGCGGTACCTCGCGGCGGGCGTGCGCGCGGCGGACGCGCAGACCCTGAGCCTCAGCGTGCCCCTGTCGCGCTTCTTCGACGAGGCGCTGACCGCGCAATCCCGCCCGGATGCCCAGAAAGTGGATGCCCAGAAGCTGGATGCCCAGAAACTCGCGAACTGGCTGCTGGGCGACGTGTCCGGCCTGCTCGCCGCGCGCGAGGAGACGCTGGACGGCAGCGCCCTGCGGCCCGCGCACCTCGCCGCACTCGTGGGCCTGATCGACGCGGGCACCATCAGCGGCAAGATCGCCAAGGACCTGCTGCCCGACGTGCTGGCCGGGCACGACCCCGCCGCGCTGGTGCAGGAGCGCGGCCTGAGCGTCGTGACCGACACGGCGGCCATCGACGCCGCCATCGACGCCGCGATGGCCGCCGACCCCGCCACCGTCGAGAAGGTGCGCGGCGGGAATGCGAAGGCCATGAACGCGCTGTTCGGGCCGGTCATGAAGGCCATGGGCGGGCAGGCCAAGCCGGAGGTGGTGCGCGAGCGCCTGACCGCGAAA
This region of Deinococcus sp. JMULE3 genomic DNA includes:
- a CDS encoding adenylosuccinate synthase, producing MPGIAIVGAQWGDEGKGKITDFLAPEAEFVVRYQGGANAGHTVTAKGQTFKLNLLPSGVLHDGTVSVLGDGMVIDPDKFLEERRNLIAGGLNPDLRISDRAHLVLPHHKFVDGRKDFVGTTGRGIGPAYADRARRVGIRFGDLLDDGVLTERVERLLEAKPNSTRDAGWTSVQVAMEALAPTREALSPFVQDTGAQLREAIKAGRNVLFEGAQATLLDLNYGTYPFVTSSHPTVGGILVGAGVNHKAIHKVYGVAKAFNTRVGHGPFVTEVHDDAGILRLRGDGSKPWDEFGTTTGRARRVGWLDLALLKYAVDVNGLDGLVINKMDILAGLDEIPVCVAYDADGQPVWKKMKGWATTDGADSRATLAKEAQAYLDLIEETVGCPVVIFSAGPAREQTYGEVSWT
- the folE gene encoding GTP cyclohydrolase I FolE — protein: MTIEPLISAADEKQEVPGLSALTHEWLGAIGEDPDREGLLKTPHRVAKAWGFLTAGYHKSLQDAVGDAVFAADGSEMVIVKDIEFYSMCEHHMLPFYGRAHIAYIPDGKILGLSKFARIVDLYSRRLQVQERITTQIADAVQELLEPKGVAVMMEGVHLCMAMRGVQKQNSSTSTSAMRGLFKSDARTRAEFMSAVQGTLRGR
- a CDS encoding HD domain-containing phosphohydrolase; translated protein: MLLNLCLLLTAAFVLSLSYREWPVRRAPAAHWARVAFAALTALLLVQYGASLGDLKVDLRYVPVALVTLRYGIGAGALVALGPVGWRLLESEVGGAVALANALSVLLLGGVLRARLNLKGLRVSQWPLLFVPFLGVGLAVFAVPGAQPLAPWLYLGMLALHGAATLAVLGVLNARLQLLRLTYEARQQSRRDDLTGLGNRQAFDERLARLPAGDQLVLLDVDQFRRLNEEFGAAVGDRALRYIAQVLRDEVGEDAYRLSGEEFALLLDLGSETAARAVVERVQARLADPGEVPWANLSVSAGLATRLPREQPGELRHRADEALYLAKANGRNRLVLSPHAPRALNAAAPASEIRPRHSLWQAQRSTLNLLAQRRPLTDADWLEVLRGAVDTLDGVEAASLNIREGNRFRMCAVFGYEPDLLGLEFTESAQLRWYGAPAEDWRRGKPRSATMSDMQRAWLDEDSVLSGTDSERLTRAGRRDQLRTNLCVPVVLDGEVVAHLNLDSLSREDAFPPGVMQDAQLFAQQIAALLQLQDRWRELEQLSHLHAHLSRADDEQLATRLADTAHDLLRTTYTLLLRYDPYTDTLIPAAEAGLGVSPLEAPPTLARGEGLAWRALSAGHVIRVDDILAARGAFRPPVSHPDRRALMAVPLLSRTGDPLGALCLLRDLSRPFRTPDEALAQMLASVGARVMEGRAHVTDLEVTVDAALNMLGVALEARDFETQGHTQRVQDLARRMGEALQLSGPQLTALRRGAALHDIGKLCIPDAVLLKPGALSAEERAVVERHAPLGAALVARIPFLEPEAQQVVRSHHERWDGRGYPDGLAGTQTPLLARVFALCDVYDALTSERPYKRAMSHASALAVLRDGRGTQFDPDLLDLFCRVVTPRPGVES
- the sufU gene encoding Fe-S cluster assembly sulfur transfer protein SufU; amino-acid sequence: MLPEAVAKQIIADHQRRPRHTGALDGVAGVTLDNPGCGDQVTVWADVPQGRLAVTFSGKGCAISQSSASLMTVALTGKTVEEAHALARQFRAMVMGEEPGDAHLGDLLALAGVSRLHARRKCALLPWRALEQALEQAPPPPP
- a CDS encoding M20 family metallopeptidase, whose protein sequence is MTTTGDRVEELRGQLVAWRRHLHMHPEVGFAEHETAAYIEGALRKMPGLSVSRPTATSVLAVLRGGQPGRTVLLRADIDALPIHEENTFEFASQTPGVMHACGHDGHTAILLGTAQLLAGDAANVPGEIRMIFQHAEEIGPGGAEELVMNTPLMDGVDVVTGLHLNSQLPAGVVAVKPGAFMAAPDTIELTIRGKGGHGAHPEETVDPIAVGAQVVTNLQHVVSRMVAAQDALVVSVTKFTSGTTHNVIPDTAELMGTVRTFDPALRERAPQLIERVVRGICDAHGATYDLRYEFGYRPLINTDWVAAQLKDIALDVVGEERFRDAKPTMGGEDFSAYLEKAPGAYFNVGSGSDDADSRWPHHHPRFTIDETSLETGVQMLRAAALRLARPE
- the gatB gene encoding Asp-tRNA(Asn)/Glu-tRNA(Gln) amidotransferase subunit GatB, which gives rise to MAYQAVIGLEVHLQLKTKSKIFSACPQEYHGAEPNSFTDPFTLGLPGTLPTLNREAVELAMMFGLGLNCDVAGFTQFHRKNYFYPDAPKNFQLSQYDRPIARDGFLDVTLEDGTTHRIRIKRAHLEDDAGKLTHPTYAPYSMLDLNRAGSSLLEMVTEADIVSAEQARAFLESVQAIAQALGVSDAAPEEGKMRCDVNLSLHRPGEPWGTKCEVKNLNSFRSVARAIEFETARQARILDAGGRITQDTLGWDEGGQKTFLMRTKEGEADYRYFPEPDLPPLDITPEWIARVRARMPELPAQKLERYLAAGVRAADAQTLSLSVPLSRFFDEALTAQSRPDAQKVDAQKLDAQKLANWLLGDVSGLLAAREETLDGSALRPAHLAALVGLIDAGTISGKIAKDLLPDVLAGHDPAALVQERGLSVVTDTAAIDAAIDAAMAADPATVEKVRGGNAKAMNALFGPVMKAMGGQAKPEVVRERLTAKLGLS